One Takifugu rubripes chromosome 2, fTakRub1.2, whole genome shotgun sequence genomic region harbors:
- the lamtor3 gene encoding ragulator complex protein LAMTOR3 translates to MADDLKRFLYKQLQSVEGLHAIVVTDRDGVPVVKVANDSAPVPALRPGFLSTFALATDQGSKLGLSKNKSIICYYNDYQIVQFNRLPLVISFIAGSSANTGLIMSLENELAPLIEELRQVVEVT, encoded by the exons ATGGCTGAT GATTTGAAGAGGTTTCTGTATAAGCAGTTACAAAG tgTTGAAGGACTTCATGCAATTGTTGTCACCGATAGAGATGGTGTTCCTGTTGTCAAAG TTGCCAATGACAGTGCCCCAGTACCTGCTTTAAGACCTGGCTTCTTGTCCACCTTTGCTCTGGCAACAGATCAAGGCAGCAAGCTGGGCCTGTCCAAAAACAAGAGCATCATCTGCTACTACAATGACTACCAG ATTGTGCAGTTCAATCGGTTACCACTGGTCATCAGTTTCATTGCTGGCAGCAGTGCCAATACAG GTCTCATCATGAGCCTGGAGAATGAGCTGGCCCCGTTAATAGAGGAGCTGAGACAAGTGGTGGAGGTGACCTGA
- the dapp1 gene encoding dual adapter for phosphotyrosine and 3-phosphotyrosine and 3-phosphoinositide isoform X2 codes for MSFYSDTSAEDTSDELETLGWFHGDLSRHAAEALLLSNGTDGSYLLRNSNAGLGCFALSVRAKDSVKHFHVTRKDNANYVFGFNEFATLQDFVNHFANQPLLGSDAGTLIILKSPYPWRVEEPSIYESVRVHTAVQTGRTENDLVPTAPSLATKEGYLVKQGAIMKNWKQRWFTLYRYELKYFKDKMFEKPIRTLDLRACSAVQFDYSHDRINCFCPR; via the exons ATGAGTTTCTACAGTGACACGTCTGCGGAGGACACAAGCGACGAGTTGGAAACTTTGGG TTGGTTCCATGGTGACCTCTCTCGTCATGCTGCTGAGGCTCTCCTTTTATCTAATGGGACTGATGGAAGTTATCTCCTGAGGAACAGTAATGCCGGTCTGGGCTGCTTTGCTCTGTCTGTAAG GGCAAAAGATTCTGTCAAACATTTTCATGTGACACGCAAGGACAACGCCAACTATGTTTTTGGGTTTAATGAGTTTGCAACCCTGCAGGACTTCGTGAACCACTTTGCTAATCAGCCATTGTTGGGAAGTGATGCAG GAACCTTGATTATACTGAAGAGTCCGTACCCATGGCGTGTAGAGGAGCCGTCCATTTATGAGTCTGTTCGAGTTCATACGGCCGTGCAGACAGGACGCACAGAAAATGACCTGGTGCCCACTGCTCCGTCC CTCGCTACGAAGGAAGGTTATCTGGTGAAGCAAGGAGCAATCATGAAG AACTGGAAACAGAGGTGGTTCACACTCTACAGATATGAATTGAAATACTTCAAAGACAAAATG TTTGAGAAACCTATTCGCACCCTGGATTTGAGAGCATGCTCAGCAGTCCAGTTCGACTATTCTCATGACAGGATCAACTGTTTCTG TCCCAGATAA
- the atp10d gene encoding phospholipid-transporting ATPase VD isoform X1, whose protein sequence is MERFHWVQYRCRQLLQGDSRRGWYSAAERLPSPWPSHGRGSRGSNAERRTVYGRNRPQLLEYSNSSKNYKGNGIRTTKYSLLTFIPMNLFQQFHRAANLYFVFLALLNWVPAVEAFQKEITMIPILVVLVVIAIKDALEDYRRYLSDKKVNNNKVKVFCIKEKAYVKQCWKDVRVGDFVQLSCNEIIPADMLLLHSSDPRGVCYIETANLDGETNLKQKQVVLDLQVQGDSMNLDSFHSRIECEKPNHDLSSFRGYIEHPDGRRVGLHNGNLLLRSCTIRNTENVVGIVIYAGHETKAMMNNSGPRCKCSLLERRLNTDILWCVVLLIVMCLTSAIGHGLWVRNLNQPLFETSLDTSPALAGFHVFWTMIIVLQVLIPISLYVSIEIVKLGQIYFIHNDQDLYNEQLDASIQCRALNITEDLGQIQYLFSDKTGTLTENKMVFSRCSIYGVDYPHEDNARRLDVYEDQSELVGCSTTLRSRCSRKSLSCRSLSCNQSSLSLNTLGAESDDDDEQLPSPVQARTSAFSSRVAKEVLPDPELLRKLSWLQSTALTPKDGFGASLSNMELVYVTDFFLALSICNSVVVSSPYQSQHVVPETQTPRRFVLQHLGFPPFSSIYPPGVRGSPRSFATRLFSLGRTGSFPLSTPSDYTADRSQASPCEDQQSADGWAQKDLKCGGDRRDDGETEEGKGKKINPEGTRQEVVDDNELLYEAESPDEAALVHAAHVYGFTLRGRSADHVLVDLPGIGSVVVQLLHILPFDSNRRRMSVVVRHPLSGQVVVYTKGADSVIMDLSENPKDLSQDQEVHHHIREQTQKHLDSYARDGLRTLCIAKKVLEEREYEQWLKRHLLAESSIENQEELLQDSAKSLETNLTLLGTTGILDRLQEEVPETIEALQRAGIKLWVLTGDKMETAINIAYASKLLRPIDQLLTVNCDSKDACAALLEELKLKVQHGAVGYTEGSTAECHKDLSPAFVLVVDGSTLDWALQEELKDDLLELSCGCKAVICCRSTPLQKSQVVRFIRDKLGVMTLAVGDGANDVSMIQVANVGIGICGQEGMQAVMSSDFAISRFKHLRKLLLVHGHWCYSRLANMILYFIYKNVMFVNLLFWYQFFCGFSGSVMSNSWVLILFNLVFTSAPPLIYSILDQDIPAETLLKLPELYRAVEKYKVSVPSMFWITVLDAFYQSIVCFFVPYFALAGSDVSVLSFGSPINSSALLIILLHQVLESHTLTWIHVLVLLLSFVSYFGFVLLFSLFCVTCSPPTNPLGVETLQMSQPMFYIICILTTVTALIPRILCRALYNTLHPNAAQNKEVEVDNYRQRIQQWNEKNVGVSR, encoded by the exons ATGGAGAGGTTCCACTGGGTGCAGTATCGCTGCCGGCAGCTGTTGCAGGGCGATTCAAGACGTGGCTGGTACTCTGCAGCCGAGAGGCTCCCCAGCCCATGGCCATCCCATGGCCGAGGCTCGCGAGGGAGCAATGCTGAACGGAGAACCGTTTATGGCCGCAACAGACCCCAACTCCTGGAGtacagtaacagcagtaaaaacTACAAGGGCAACGGTATCCGCACCACCAAGTACAGCTTATTGACTTTCATCCCGATGAACCTGTTTCAGCAGTTTCACAG gGCAGCTAATCTCTACTTTGTGTTCTTGGCTTTACTGAACTGGGTCCCAGCTGTGGAAGCTTTCCAGAAGGAAATAACGATGATCCCAATACTGGTGGTTCTTGTTGTCATCGCCATCAAAGATGCCCTGGAAGATTACAGGCGCTATTTGTCTGACAAGAaggtcaacaacaacaaagtgaaAGTGTTCTGCAT TAAGGAGAAGGCCTATGTCAAGCAGTGCTGGAAAGATGTGCGCGTCGGAGACTTTGTCCAATTGTCCTGTAATGAAATCATTCCTGCTGATATGCTCCTACTTCATTCCTCTGACCCTCGTGGGGTCTGTTACATTGAAACTGCCAACTTGGATGGAGAGACCAAcctgaaacaaaaacaggtgGTCTTAGACCTGCAAGTTCAG GGAGATAGCATGAATCTTGACAGCTTCCACAGCAGGATTGAATGTGAGAAACCCAACCatgacctcagcagcttcagGGGTTACAT AGAGCACCCAGATGGCCGTCGTGTTGGCCTACATAATGGCAATCTTTTGCTGAGGAGCTGCACCATCCGCAATACTGAGAATGTTGTGGGCATTGTGATTTATGCAG GCCATGAAACCAAAGCTATGATGAACAACAGTGGGCCGAGATGCAAGTGCAGTTTGTTGGAGCGGCGCCTGAACACTGATATTCTGTGGTGTGTTGTCCTTCTCATCGTCATGTGTTTGACTTCTGCTATAG GTCATGGACTCTGGGTGCGGAACCTAAATCAACCTCTGTTCGAGACCAGCTTGGACACATCACCTGCCCTCGCTGGCTTTCATGTGTTCTGGACCATGATCATTGTACTTCAG GTGCTGATCCCCATCTCTCTCTATGTGTCCATTGAGATTGTGAAACTGGGGCAGATCTACTTCATCCACAATGACCAAGACCTGTACAATGAGCAGCTAGACGCCAGTATTCAGTGCCGGGCTCTCAACATCACTGAGGATCTCGGTCAGATCCAGTACCTGTTTTCTGATAAGACTGGAACACTAACGGAGAACAAAATGGTGTTCAGCCGCTGCAGTATCTATGGCGTTGATTATCCTCATGAGGACAATG CTCGCAGGTTGGATGTGTATGAGGACCAGAGTGAGCTGGTGGGTTGCTCCACAACTCTGAGATCACGATGCAGCAGAAAGTCTCTGAGTTGTCGCTCACTCAGCTGCAACCAAAGCTCTCTGTCTCTAAACACACTTGGAGCAGagtcagatgatgatgatgagcagctGCCAAGTCCCGTCCAGGCCAGAACCAGTGCCTTCAGCAGCCGTGTG GCAAAGGAGGTGCTGCCAGACCCTGAGCTGCTCCGTAAGCTGAGCTGGCTTCAGTCTACTGCACTGACACCAAAGGATGGTTTTGGTGCGTCTCTGTCCAACATGGAGCTGGTCTACGTAACTGACTTCTTTTTGGCTCTGTCCATCTGCAACAGCGTTGTGGTCTCTTCACCCTACCAGTCACAACATGTG GTTCCTGAAACCCAAACTCCTCGAAGGTTCGTGTTGCAGCACCTCGGCTTCCCTCCATTCTCGTCTATCTACCCCCCTGGTGTTAGAGGCAGCCCTCGCAGTTTTGCCACCAGATTGTTTTCTCTGGGAAGGACAggctccttccccctctccacACCATCTGATTACACTGCAGATAGATCCCAAGCAAGCCCATGTGAAGACCAGCAATCAGCTGATGGGTGGGCCCAGAAAGACTTAAAATGtggaggagatagaagagatgatggagagacagaagaggggaAGGGTAAAAAGATCAATCCTGAAGGCActagacaggaagtggtggacGACAATGAGCTCCTTTATGAGGCAGAAAGCCCCGATGAAGCAGCTCTGGTCCATGCTGCCCATGTGTATGGCTTTACGCTGAGGGGCCGATCGGCGGACCATGTGCTGGTAGACCTCCCTGGAATTGGTTCTGTGGTGGTTCAACTGCTCCACATTCTGCCCTTTGACTCCAATCGCAGGAGAATGTCAGTGGTTGTCCGCCACCCGCTGTCAGGACAGGTGGTGGTTTACACCAAGGGAGCAGATTCGGTCATcatggacctgagtgagaacccgAAAG ATTTAAGTCAGGATCAGGAGGTCCACCATCATATCCGGGAACAAACCCAAAAGCATTTAGATAGTTATGCCAGAGATGGACTGCGTACACTCTGCATTGCTAAAAAG GTTCTAGAGGAACGTGAGTATGAGCAGTGGTTGAAGAGACATCTGTTGGCTGAGAGCAGCATAGAAAACCAAGAGGAGTTGCTACAGGACTCAGCCAAGAGCCTAGAGACCAACCTGACCCTGCTGG GCACCACGGGGATACTGGACAGACTACAGGAAGAGGTTCCAGAGACCATAGAAGCTCTCCAGAGAGCTGGGATCAAGCTGTGGGTCCTTACAGGAGATAAGATGGAGACAGCCATCAACATTGCTTATGCCTCCAAACTACTGCGTCCCATTGACCAGCTGCTAACAGTGAATTGTGACAGCAAG gATGCCTGTGCAGCTTTACTAGAGGAGCTGAAGTTGAAAGTGCAGCATGGAGCTGTCGGCTACACCGAAGGAAGTACAGCAGAGTGTCACAAGGATTTGTCCCCGGCATTTGTCCTGGTTGTAGATGGCAGTACACTGGACTGggccctgcaggaggagctgaaggacgacttgctggagctcagctgtggctgcaaagCTGTCATTTGCTGCCGATCCACGCCCCTTCAGAAGAGCCAGGTGGTGCGTTTCATCAGGGACAAACTGGGGGTCATGACCTTGGCTGTGG GTGATGGAGCCAACGATGTGAGCATGATTCAAGTGGCTAATGTGGGCATTGGGATATGTGGTCAAGAGGGGATGCAG GCTGTGATGTCCAGCGACTTTGCCATTTCCAGGTTTAAACAtctcaggaagctgctgctggtacATGGTCATTGGTGCTACTCACGTCTTGCCAACATGATCCTCTACTTTATCTACAAGAACGTG atgtttgtcaATCTGCTGTTCTGGTATCAGTTCTTCTGCGGTTTCTCAGGGAGCGTCATGAGCAACTCATGGGTGCTCATTCTGTTCAACTTGGTCTTCACATCTGCCCCGCCTCTCATCTACAGCATCCTGGACCAGGACATCCCTGCAGAGACTCTGCTAAAGCTGCCTGAGCTCTACAGAGCTGTAGAAAAGTACAAG gtctCTGTTCCTTCCATGTTCTGGATCACAGTCCTTGATGCCTTTTACCAAAGCATAGTGTGTTTCTTCGTACCTTATTTT GCTCTGGCTGGATCAGATGTCTCCGTACTGTCCTTTGGTTCTCCCATCAACTCCTCAGCTCTCCTCATCATCCTGTTGCATCAAGTTTTAGAAAGTCACACTCTG ACATGGATTCATGTGTTGGTGTTGCTGCTCAGTTTTGTGTCGTACTTTGGATTTGTGCtgctcttcagtctgttctgcGTGACCTGCAGTCCCCCAACCAACCCTCTGGGGGTGGAAACCCTGCAGATGTCTCAGCCCATGTTTTACATCATCTGCATCCTCACCACGGTCACTGCACTCATCCCCAG gaTATTGTGTCGAGCTCTGTACAACACTTTACACCCAAATGCTGCTCAAAATAAGGAAGTGGAAGTTGACAACTACCGCCAAAGAATTCAACAGTGGAACGAGAAAAATGTTGGAGTCAGCAGATGA
- the atp10d gene encoding phospholipid-transporting ATPase VD isoform X2, with translation MRCFESLLHLDSSRDCIRKKRTVVPSFTDNQELSELLKSYKINKIHTTKYSFLSFLPKNLFEQLHRIANIYFILIAALNFVPVVEAFQAEIALVPILFVLTATALKDIWEDYRRFKSDFSINRLPCHVFDCKEKAYVKQCWKDVRVGDFVQLSCNEIIPADMLLLHSSDPRGVCYIETANLDGETNLKQKQVVLDLQVQGDSMNLDSFHSRIECEKPNHDLSSFRGYIEHPDGRRVGLHNGNLLLRSCTIRNTENVVGIVIYAGHETKAMMNNSGPRCKCSLLERRLNTDILWCVVLLIVMCLTSAIGHGLWVRNLNQPLFETSLDTSPALAGFHVFWTMIIVLQVLIPISLYVSIEIVKLGQIYFIHNDQDLYNEQLDASIQCRALNITEDLGQIQYLFSDKTGTLTENKMVFSRCSIYGVDYPHEDNARRLDVYEDQSELVGCSTTLRSRCSRKSLSCRSLSCNQSSLSLNTLGAESDDDDEQLPSPVQARTSAFSSRVAKEVLPDPELLRKLSWLQSTALTPKDGFGASLSNMELVYVTDFFLALSICNSVVVSSPYQSQHVVPETQTPRRFVLQHLGFPPFSSIYPPGVRGSPRSFATRLFSLGRTGSFPLSTPSDYTADRSQASPCEDQQSADGWAQKDLKCGGDRRDDGETEEGKGKKINPEGTRQEVVDDNELLYEAESPDEAALVHAAHVYGFTLRGRSADHVLVDLPGIGSVVVQLLHILPFDSNRRRMSVVVRHPLSGQVVVYTKGADSVIMDLSENPKDLSQDQEVHHHIREQTQKHLDSYARDGLRTLCIAKKVLEEREYEQWLKRHLLAESSIENQEELLQDSAKSLETNLTLLGTTGILDRLQEEVPETIEALQRAGIKLWVLTGDKMETAINIAYASKLLRPIDQLLTVNCDSKDACAALLEELKLKVQHGAVGYTEGSTAECHKDLSPAFVLVVDGSTLDWALQEELKDDLLELSCGCKAVICCRSTPLQKSQVVRFIRDKLGVMTLAVGDGANDVSMIQVANVGIGICGQEGMQAVMSSDFAISRFKHLRKLLLVHGHWCYSRLANMILYFIYKNVMFVNLLFWYQFFCGFSGSVMSNSWVLILFNLVFTSAPPLIYSILDQDIPAETLLKLPELYRAVEKYKVSVPSMFWITVLDAFYQSIVCFFVPYFALAGSDVSVLSFGSPINSSALLIILLHQVLESHTLTWIHVLVLLLSFVSYFGFVLLFSLFCVTCSPPTNPLGVETLQMSQPMFYIICILTTVTALIPRILCRALYNTLHPNAAQNKEVEVDNYRQRIQQWNEKNVGVSR, from the exons ATGAGGTGTTTCGAAAGCCTGCTCCATCTTGATTCGAGCAGGGATTGTATTCGTAAGAAGAGGACGGTGGTGCCTTCCTTCACAGACAATCAGGAGCTGAGTGAACTGTTGAAGTCATACAAAATCAACAAAATCCACACCACCAAGTattcctttctctcttttctgcccAAAAATCTGTTTGAGCAACTCCACCGCATTGCTAACATCTACTTTATCTTAATTGCCGCCCTAAATTTTGTTCCTGTGGTGGAGGCCTTTCAGGCAGAGATTGCCTTGGTTCCGATCTTATTCGTGTTGACAGCGACCGCTCTCAAGGATATCTGGGAAGATTATCGGAGGTTTAAGTCTGACTTTTCTATCAACAGACTTCCTTGCCATGTCTTCGACTG TAAGGAGAAGGCCTATGTCAAGCAGTGCTGGAAAGATGTGCGCGTCGGAGACTTTGTCCAATTGTCCTGTAATGAAATCATTCCTGCTGATATGCTCCTACTTCATTCCTCTGACCCTCGTGGGGTCTGTTACATTGAAACTGCCAACTTGGATGGAGAGACCAAcctgaaacaaaaacaggtgGTCTTAGACCTGCAAGTTCAG GGAGATAGCATGAATCTTGACAGCTTCCACAGCAGGATTGAATGTGAGAAACCCAACCatgacctcagcagcttcagGGGTTACAT AGAGCACCCAGATGGCCGTCGTGTTGGCCTACATAATGGCAATCTTTTGCTGAGGAGCTGCACCATCCGCAATACTGAGAATGTTGTGGGCATTGTGATTTATGCAG GCCATGAAACCAAAGCTATGATGAACAACAGTGGGCCGAGATGCAAGTGCAGTTTGTTGGAGCGGCGCCTGAACACTGATATTCTGTGGTGTGTTGTCCTTCTCATCGTCATGTGTTTGACTTCTGCTATAG GTCATGGACTCTGGGTGCGGAACCTAAATCAACCTCTGTTCGAGACCAGCTTGGACACATCACCTGCCCTCGCTGGCTTTCATGTGTTCTGGACCATGATCATTGTACTTCAG GTGCTGATCCCCATCTCTCTCTATGTGTCCATTGAGATTGTGAAACTGGGGCAGATCTACTTCATCCACAATGACCAAGACCTGTACAATGAGCAGCTAGACGCCAGTATTCAGTGCCGGGCTCTCAACATCACTGAGGATCTCGGTCAGATCCAGTACCTGTTTTCTGATAAGACTGGAACACTAACGGAGAACAAAATGGTGTTCAGCCGCTGCAGTATCTATGGCGTTGATTATCCTCATGAGGACAATG CTCGCAGGTTGGATGTGTATGAGGACCAGAGTGAGCTGGTGGGTTGCTCCACAACTCTGAGATCACGATGCAGCAGAAAGTCTCTGAGTTGTCGCTCACTCAGCTGCAACCAAAGCTCTCTGTCTCTAAACACACTTGGAGCAGagtcagatgatgatgatgagcagctGCCAAGTCCCGTCCAGGCCAGAACCAGTGCCTTCAGCAGCCGTGTG GCAAAGGAGGTGCTGCCAGACCCTGAGCTGCTCCGTAAGCTGAGCTGGCTTCAGTCTACTGCACTGACACCAAAGGATGGTTTTGGTGCGTCTCTGTCCAACATGGAGCTGGTCTACGTAACTGACTTCTTTTTGGCTCTGTCCATCTGCAACAGCGTTGTGGTCTCTTCACCCTACCAGTCACAACATGTG GTTCCTGAAACCCAAACTCCTCGAAGGTTCGTGTTGCAGCACCTCGGCTTCCCTCCATTCTCGTCTATCTACCCCCCTGGTGTTAGAGGCAGCCCTCGCAGTTTTGCCACCAGATTGTTTTCTCTGGGAAGGACAggctccttccccctctccacACCATCTGATTACACTGCAGATAGATCCCAAGCAAGCCCATGTGAAGACCAGCAATCAGCTGATGGGTGGGCCCAGAAAGACTTAAAATGtggaggagatagaagagatgatggagagacagaagaggggaAGGGTAAAAAGATCAATCCTGAAGGCActagacaggaagtggtggacGACAATGAGCTCCTTTATGAGGCAGAAAGCCCCGATGAAGCAGCTCTGGTCCATGCTGCCCATGTGTATGGCTTTACGCTGAGGGGCCGATCGGCGGACCATGTGCTGGTAGACCTCCCTGGAATTGGTTCTGTGGTGGTTCAACTGCTCCACATTCTGCCCTTTGACTCCAATCGCAGGAGAATGTCAGTGGTTGTCCGCCACCCGCTGTCAGGACAGGTGGTGGTTTACACCAAGGGAGCAGATTCGGTCATcatggacctgagtgagaacccgAAAG ATTTAAGTCAGGATCAGGAGGTCCACCATCATATCCGGGAACAAACCCAAAAGCATTTAGATAGTTATGCCAGAGATGGACTGCGTACACTCTGCATTGCTAAAAAG GTTCTAGAGGAACGTGAGTATGAGCAGTGGTTGAAGAGACATCTGTTGGCTGAGAGCAGCATAGAAAACCAAGAGGAGTTGCTACAGGACTCAGCCAAGAGCCTAGAGACCAACCTGACCCTGCTGG GCACCACGGGGATACTGGACAGACTACAGGAAGAGGTTCCAGAGACCATAGAAGCTCTCCAGAGAGCTGGGATCAAGCTGTGGGTCCTTACAGGAGATAAGATGGAGACAGCCATCAACATTGCTTATGCCTCCAAACTACTGCGTCCCATTGACCAGCTGCTAACAGTGAATTGTGACAGCAAG gATGCCTGTGCAGCTTTACTAGAGGAGCTGAAGTTGAAAGTGCAGCATGGAGCTGTCGGCTACACCGAAGGAAGTACAGCAGAGTGTCACAAGGATTTGTCCCCGGCATTTGTCCTGGTTGTAGATGGCAGTACACTGGACTGggccctgcaggaggagctgaaggacgacttgctggagctcagctgtggctgcaaagCTGTCATTTGCTGCCGATCCACGCCCCTTCAGAAGAGCCAGGTGGTGCGTTTCATCAGGGACAAACTGGGGGTCATGACCTTGGCTGTGG GTGATGGAGCCAACGATGTGAGCATGATTCAAGTGGCTAATGTGGGCATTGGGATATGTGGTCAAGAGGGGATGCAG GCTGTGATGTCCAGCGACTTTGCCATTTCCAGGTTTAAACAtctcaggaagctgctgctggtacATGGTCATTGGTGCTACTCACGTCTTGCCAACATGATCCTCTACTTTATCTACAAGAACGTG atgtttgtcaATCTGCTGTTCTGGTATCAGTTCTTCTGCGGTTTCTCAGGGAGCGTCATGAGCAACTCATGGGTGCTCATTCTGTTCAACTTGGTCTTCACATCTGCCCCGCCTCTCATCTACAGCATCCTGGACCAGGACATCCCTGCAGAGACTCTGCTAAAGCTGCCTGAGCTCTACAGAGCTGTAGAAAAGTACAAG gtctCTGTTCCTTCCATGTTCTGGATCACAGTCCTTGATGCCTTTTACCAAAGCATAGTGTGTTTCTTCGTACCTTATTTT GCTCTGGCTGGATCAGATGTCTCCGTACTGTCCTTTGGTTCTCCCATCAACTCCTCAGCTCTCCTCATCATCCTGTTGCATCAAGTTTTAGAAAGTCACACTCTG ACATGGATTCATGTGTTGGTGTTGCTGCTCAGTTTTGTGTCGTACTTTGGATTTGTGCtgctcttcagtctgttctgcGTGACCTGCAGTCCCCCAACCAACCCTCTGGGGGTGGAAACCCTGCAGATGTCTCAGCCCATGTTTTACATCATCTGCATCCTCACCACGGTCACTGCACTCATCCCCAG gaTATTGTGTCGAGCTCTGTACAACACTTTACACCCAAATGCTGCTCAAAATAAGGAAGTGGAAGTTGACAACTACCGCCAAAGAATTCAACAGTGGAACGAGAAAAATGTTGGAGTCAGCAGATGA
- the dapp1 gene encoding dual adapter for phosphotyrosine and 3-phosphotyrosine and 3-phosphoinositide isoform X1: MSFYSDTSAEDTSDELETLGWFHGDLSRHAAEALLLSNGTDGSYLLRNSNAGLGCFALSVRAKDSVKHFHVTRKDNANYVFGFNEFATLQDFVNHFANQPLLGSDAGTLIILKSPYPWRVEEPSIYESVRVHTAVQTGRTENDLVPTAPSLATKEGYLVKQGAIMKNWKQRWFTLYRYELKYFKDKMFEKPIRTLDLRACSAVQFDYSHDRINCFCLVFPERIFYLCAKSGMEADEWIKILRWKMSQITKGR; the protein is encoded by the exons ATGAGTTTCTACAGTGACACGTCTGCGGAGGACACAAGCGACGAGTTGGAAACTTTGGG TTGGTTCCATGGTGACCTCTCTCGTCATGCTGCTGAGGCTCTCCTTTTATCTAATGGGACTGATGGAAGTTATCTCCTGAGGAACAGTAATGCCGGTCTGGGCTGCTTTGCTCTGTCTGTAAG GGCAAAAGATTCTGTCAAACATTTTCATGTGACACGCAAGGACAACGCCAACTATGTTTTTGGGTTTAATGAGTTTGCAACCCTGCAGGACTTCGTGAACCACTTTGCTAATCAGCCATTGTTGGGAAGTGATGCAG GAACCTTGATTATACTGAAGAGTCCGTACCCATGGCGTGTAGAGGAGCCGTCCATTTATGAGTCTGTTCGAGTTCATACGGCCGTGCAGACAGGACGCACAGAAAATGACCTGGTGCCCACTGCTCCGTCC CTCGCTACGAAGGAAGGTTATCTGGTGAAGCAAGGAGCAATCATGAAG AACTGGAAACAGAGGTGGTTCACACTCTACAGATATGAATTGAAATACTTCAAAGACAAAATG TTTGAGAAACCTATTCGCACCCTGGATTTGAGAGCATGCTCAGCAGTCCAGTTCGACTATTCTCATGACAGGATCAACTGTTTCTG CCTGGTGTTTCCTGAGAGGATATTCTATCTGTGTGCCAAGTCAGGCATGGAGGCAGACGAGTGGATCAAAATCCTCAGATGGAAGATG TCCCAGATAACAAAAGGTCGGTGA